A region of the Cryptococcus deuterogattii R265 chromosome 1, complete sequence genome:
TACCCAGATGCTGTAGATTccaccctcttcacccAAGGAGTATGCCTCTCTTTCAATCGGTCGGGACCGTTTGCAGGACACTATCTTGCCGTTGGTAATAGTCACGGGACTGTAGAAATTTGGGATGTTGAGACTAGAGGTGTAGTCAGAGTACTTGAAGGACATGTCAAAGCTGTTGAGGGACTTAGGTACATCTCCTTTACTCGCCAGTAGAGCGCAAGTTGACTTTCCTATAGCTGGTCTCGAAACAATCGCTACCTTCTGTCTGCGTCCTCAGATGGCACCGCCATAGTGTGGGACCTTTCTGTATtacctcatcctctcttgTCTCCTCGTACGCCTTTGACGAGCGAGCCTCACGCAGGCCCGTCCTCATCCCGCCTTCACACAATCCGCTTCGATTCGCCTGTGATCAGTGcctcttttcatcctcgCAACAGTCGAATTATTTTGGTCGTCCTTTCATGTGGTGAGGCTGTTATTGTTGATatgaggaaaggaggaggaaagtaTCGGCTGGAAGACGTTCtagatgaagacgaaacGGCTGTCCACCGAAAGCGGTAGGTTGTCCGAAAGGCTCAAATGAAAGTGAAAGTCAACTAACACACAGCACAGGATATCAATGACATGCGCAGACTTTTCTCCTTGTGGATCTCGTGCTTACGTTGGAACGTCAAATGGGATGCTGGTTGTAATTGACCCCATGACCAGACAGGTATGCAACATCTGGCAAAAGCAAATACTAACTGTTAATTCAGATTCTACAACGGGCCAAACTTGCTAATTCAGGAATTCGACAACTATCATTTGATACTTCAGGTTTGTAAGTATTTCGCACTCCATTTATGCGGCCTTTAATTTACAATGGACACAGCCATCTCCTAACTTCTGCCACTGACCGGGCACTTCGTCTACTTCATATTGACCCCCTCACCCTCTCATTAAGCCCTCTACACCGCTTCCAAGATCTTATCAATCGCACACCTTGGAATTCTATTGGGTTTTCCGGAGATGCTGAATATGTGATGGGTGGTGCAGCACATAAGATGGCACACAATGTGTTTATATGGGATAGAGAGAGTGGTGTTTTGGTCAAAGTGCTTGAAGGGCCTAAAGAACCTCTGATCGCGTGTACTGTGAGCGATGTGCTTTGCTGCAAAAATACAAGCAGGTATCTAATCTGAAGATCAGTGGCATCCTACTAAACCGATCATTGCATCAATAACAACATCCGGCGATGTACACGTTTGGCAAACATCATCGCCTGATAACTGGGCAGCTTTTGCTCCTGGCTTCGAGGAGCTAGAAGAGAACGTGGAATatgatgaaagagaggatgagttCGACATTGTAAGCTTAGCATCTCTCTAAGTACGGTTGCTGATACATATATTAGGAAGATGAGACTGAACTCAATCGCCGTAAAGATCTCGAAGAAGACATCACTATCGATCTCCTCACCCCACAAGAAGATGCTTTCCCCCGTCGAGCAAGACCAATTCTATCGCTGCCGTCTAATATAATTTTTGCCAACGACGACGAACAATTAGAAGCGATGCGACTCGTCGGGAGCATTTCCAGCGTGGCGAAGTGGGCTGACAAAGACACGGCTGTATATGGGGAAGCAGTTGTgaatggagatgaggaaaaagaggaatCTGAAGAGACTACGGAAGGAGCAGCAGATGGAGACGACTGGGAGGGCTTTTATCTTTCTCAAGATCTCTTGTCAGACATCagaaatgatgaagaagccggAACTTGAGCGTGCGATTCATTTGCACCAGCGCCGATCATTCATACATATACAAAAAGTCTCTCCAAACATTTGGGTGAAATATAGAATGCCGCCTTCAATCACGGATTACCTCGCCGCTTACTTTCGTCTGTGTAGCGATGTATCTGTCAGTCCGACCAAGCGCTGAAGCGGAGTGAAAATTCTGCTTACATGCTCGATATGCTGCCTTCAgtgtctcttctttttccttttgttcTGCATCTCGGGTTGCAGTGGTCGTATCTTCgggacgaggaggaatgggcgGTGGGGCCTGAGTGGTTGCATTAGATGCTTCGCGCTGCTTTGAAGCTGGCGTTTCCACTCTAACGAAATCTTCCTGATGTGTCTCGCCCTCTTTATGGATTGCTAAGAATGCCTATATGAAGATCAGCGTCACGCAAATTCCCTCTATTTACGTTTGACCGCACCTCGCCCATCAAGCTCAAAGCAACAGCCCTCAAATGCAACTTCTCTTTCGGCAACGTTGAATCTGACAGAACCTTTTCACATGTATCCCTTATCACACTCTCCACTTCGAGCTTCACTCCTTTCCACATCGTCCTCATGCCTTGCTCCGCAGCTTGTTCTTCAAGTTTACGCAGCTCATCCGCCGACATGCCACTTTGCTCAGCCGTTTGAAGTCGTTCGAATACAGCCTTCAGCTCCATTGCTGAACGAAGAGTGGATACGGTATCAGATACCACACTAAAACTGGATTTAGCTCCGTGGAACCAGCCTAACGGGGCAAATTGCGACGATGCCTGAATAAAGAGTCAGAAAGGCCGGGAGATTTGTTGCACCAGATAGATACCACATACAAGGTGTTGGGTAGATTTGGCTTGATAAGTCTTTCCTATGGCATGTAGTAACTCTACACCATAATTTTCGTCTTTGAGGTCACTGCAAAATGTCAAATTCTACCATATTTAGAGATACTTTTTTGTCTTACTCAGCTTCCAAACGACAGATTTCCTTGAAACTGGCTCCAACCATCTCGTCGTGAAGTCCTTTGGCAGCTTCCGTGTAGATGTTGAGCTTATTAATCAAATTCGTAGCTAACTGATCGACTCTTGCCTGCCTCTGTCGggccttctcctccgcaACTTTCTTTTCACGGGACCATTTCTTCTGTGCACCGGCGGGTGTCAATACAGGCCTGCCGTTAGGTCCAATAGTGAAATCGTTTGGATCTTCTTCGTGCTGTTGTTGGAATGCTTCCTTCATATCCTTGCCTGGCATTCTGTCAACCTGAGTGTCCAATAAAGACAAGATCGTGCACATACCGATACTAATGTTACCGATCAATACTTCAAAACGATCACCTCCAAACATTTTGCCGAAAACTTCCTCCGGATCATGGAATCCGCCAGCAGGTTCTGACATTCCACCTCCGTTCTTCTGACCAAATTCGTTATATTTGTGTCGGAGCTCAGGATCTGATAGAACTTGATATGCCACGGATATTTCTTTGAACTGGTAAAAATGGGCATTAGCAGGATCCTCTTATCATTACCCAAAACAAAGGACCTCGAGctaccttttcctctgcaTCTGGGTCATCCCGATTCTATGATATAGATGTCAGCTAAGGACCGTTAGAAATGTGGATTAACGTGTACCTTGTCAGGATGTAGTTTTATGGCTAACCGCCTATAGGCCTTTTTAACATCCTCTGTCGTACACTGACTATCCAATCCCAAAACATCATAATATGCTAGGTCTAGTGGATCCTTGTCAGTCCCAATACCCCTAGTGCGGGAAGTGGCTTTTGAAGTCGAcgaggagctggagctAGATGGCTTTGGTTGCGGGTGGGTGAATAATTGCTTGCATCTGTACGTGCAAGACCATAATATGATTAGATCAGCTTTCCGCTGGCTTGTACGCTTTATGACGATAGCTACAACCTACGCTGAGCAACGGACGCGAAGGCTTCCTATAAAAGTTGGAGGGATTATATATTCTTGTTGGGAACGACAGCTGGGGCAATCGGCAGGAACGTATGTGCCCCTCGGTCGCGAGTCTACTATGGTTGACATAGTTTGTGAATTGATATGGCAGAGATGCTATGAGAGGATTTTTCCGTAGTTATCCTGCTCTGCAAGATATCAGGTTCCTTTCAAATGACTGTACTAACTGCCGTGAAAATAGTATATGGAGTCGAGTACTCGATCGTTTGAAGTCATTATTGGATCTCTGTCCTGGCCTACAATGGGTGGCGGTAGTTAGATCGGAGAATCTTACGTAATATAAGACAGGCGACGAGCCCGCTCTTGAATTTCCTTCGTTCGTTCCTGCGTCTTGCAACCCATGCATCAGTCACATGTTTTCCATCCCTATTCACTTATTAAAACAATTCACACATTGCCTAATTGGAAAACATGCCCAAACAGTCCTCTATCACAGTATTTTGCCAGGCGCTCATGTTGCCTGTGGAAAAATGCTAAAGAgtcctctccttccgcGACAATGACCTTTTAAGCCGTTTGCTCCTACGCTGCCCTTGTCCAGATTCAAAAgttccatcctctccaggCAGAGGCTTATCTCTTTCGTGCAACTTCCCCTCCAGTGTTTTCTTATCGTTCGGTTTAGCTATTTCTGATGAACTGTCGGACGCCTTCGCTTGCCGCGATTTGGGAGCGTTCCTGCTGACACCAGCTAAGCTATCCCAACCACCTTTTGTACCAAGCGCAACAATGGCGTTGTATGCAGCGTCATCTACTGGCTGAACACCTGCAACCGGCGTTAGAAAGGGCTTTGTCAGCCAAGCCAAGTCCACCCACTTAATCGACCTCTGTTAACGAGTGGCATATTTTTGATAGCTTCCAATCCGTGGTCGCCGATATACGATACTTCTTTTGGAGGATTTGATAGTGTTGCCAGGTGTTTTATCAAAGCaagagttggaggatggTCCAGCCGCCGATTGAACCTGACATCTACCTATCAAGGTAATAAGTACGATAAATACTATGAAGGTTTGGAATGTTCTGAACTTACCATGAACCAAGTTGGAGAATCTCGCTTTGATTTGGGGTCGAAATAAGGATGATCTCTGTTGCAAGTATGCGTGAACAATGTGAAGACGGGACTTCTTGTGTATTCTTATGGACGGTACTTACGGATCCCATGCGGTAACTGTGGATTCATCGAAGCATCAATGGGAAGTAATACAATAGCATATATTACCTCATACTGACAATCTGGATATCCCTCTTTGGCAATTTCTGCCATCGCAAAGACCCCGGGCATCTTACAATTACTATGGTAAAACAGGACCTAGAATGGTCAGGCAAAATTAAGTTGTCTTTGTGAGCTTGAACTCCTGTAGCGGGCAAGACAAACCTTGTCACCTaatttcatcctttcccgCATAATTTTCTTAGCCTCATGATTTCGCACCCCTGAGTATGTTCAGCATTGGACAATCCGATAGTGGTGCATAAAGTCACCGTACCATCCCAAGGTGACACCCTGCAGATTTTATCATTGGCCTTTTGTCAATGTCAATCCTCG
Encoded here:
- a CDS encoding compass component swd1, translating into MQQLLNPFAQKYPDAVDSTLFTQGVCLSFNRSGPFAGHYLAVGNSHGTVEIWDVETRGVVRVLEGHVKAVEGLSWSRNNRYLLSASSDGTAIVWDLSVLPHPLLSPRTPLTSEPHAGPSSSRLHTIRFDSPVISASFHPRNSRIILVVLSCGEAVIVDMRKGGGKYRLEDVLDEDETAVHRKRISMTCADFSPCGSRAYVGTSNGMLVVIDPMTRQILQRAKLANSGIRQLSFDTSGFHLLTSATDRALRLLHIDPLTLSLSPLHRFQDLINRTPWNSIGFSGDAEYVMGGAAHKMAHNVFIWDRESGVLVKVLEGPKEPLIACTWHPTKPIIASITTSGDVHVWQTSSPDNWAAFAPGFEELEENVEYDEREDEFDIEDETELNRRKDLEEDITIDLLTPQEDAFPRRARPILSLPSNIIFANDDEQLEAMRLVGSISSVAKWADKDTAVYGEAVVNGDEEKEESEETTEGAADGDDWEGFYLSQDLLSDIRNDEEAGT
- a CDS encoding chaperone regulator; protein product: MSTIVDSRPRGTYVPADCPSCRSQQEYIIPPTFIGSLRVRCSACKQLFTHPQPKPSSSSSSSTSKATSRTRGIGTDKDPLDLAYYDVLGLDSQCTTEDVKKAYRRLAIKLHPDKVHNRDDPDAEEKFKEISVAYQVLSDPELRHKYNEFGQKNGGGMSEPAGGFHDPEEVFGKMFGGDRFEVLIGNISIGKDMKEAFQQQHEEDPNDFTIGPNGRPVLTPAGAQKKWSREKKVAEEKARQRQARVDQLATNLINKLNIYTEAAKGLHDEMVGASFKEICRLEADDLKDENYGVELLHAIGKTYQAKSTQHLASSQFAPLGWFHGAKSSFSVVSDTVSTLRSAMELKAVFERLQTAEQSGMSADELRKLEEQAAEQGMRTMWKGVKLEVESVIRDTCEKVLSDSTLPKEKLHLRAVALSLMGEAFLAIHKEGETHQEDFVRVETPASKQREASNATTQAPPPIPPRPEDTTTATRDAEQKEKEETLKAAYRAYESKRRGNP